In Abditibacteriaceae bacterium, one DNA window encodes the following:
- a CDS encoding alpha-amylase/4-alpha-glucanotransferase domain-containing protein: MFLSLVFHNHQPVGQLPWAFENAWRDSYDPFLGVLEKHPRVRVALHYTGPLLDWLEEHRPETIARVRALVARGQVEVLAGGDAEPILAIWPREDQIAQLICLRDRVTNLFGVAPRGAWLAERVWENELPEPLREANIDFTFVDSTVFADAGIPESQQHGFFTSRSGDAAINIFPINQTLRHHIPWSAAEHSIGYLQELHDENADALALFADDGEKFGAWPGTFDFVFTKGWLDTFFQALEDNAEWLETITPAEYATRFAAKGEAKLQSGSYSEMQDWSSGNWRNFLDRYREARDMTDETLRVRRLVQNAPQDLRQRAMPHILRAQSNDPLWHGVFGGLYLRHLRQSIYRECALAQEIVEGDKTFVRASEENEAIIIENERLKLGARDGQLFLLSSKPARHNFLSTLRRRRETYHGDGAIVDWYARGALVDHFFGDATTPENFMVALFPEEGDFASEAWQSEGLSGASGALLRMQRDGNVWQQGTLCPLRIVKTVRLQASLGEIEVRYDFTNTGESPLALRWGNEWNLAMTGAQLPERHYHADDHKTKLSLEKPAQFAAVSNPIAADTWRKMWFEWNFPDSPAMWHVPIETVSQKEGGDIERTHQSSAFVFIRRLNIAPGETQSFDWNVSLTTK; encoded by the coding sequence ATGTTTTTGTCGCTCGTTTTTCATAACCACCAGCCAGTCGGACAGTTGCCGTGGGCCTTCGAGAATGCGTGGCGCGATTCCTACGATCCGTTTCTGGGCGTTCTAGAAAAGCATCCTCGCGTGCGCGTGGCTTTGCACTACACCGGCCCACTTCTCGATTGGCTCGAAGAACACCGGCCCGAGACAATCGCGCGTGTTCGTGCCCTCGTTGCGCGCGGACAAGTGGAAGTTCTGGCGGGCGGCGATGCCGAACCGATTCTGGCGATCTGGCCGCGCGAAGATCAAATTGCGCAGCTCATCTGTTTGCGCGACCGTGTCACGAATTTATTCGGTGTGGCTCCGCGTGGTGCATGGCTCGCCGAACGCGTGTGGGAAAACGAGTTGCCCGAACCGCTGCGCGAAGCAAATATCGATTTCACTTTTGTCGATTCCACAGTTTTTGCCGACGCCGGAATTCCGGAATCGCAGCAACACGGTTTTTTCACTTCTCGCAGTGGCGATGCGGCAATTAACATTTTCCCGATTAACCAGACTTTGCGCCATCACATTCCGTGGAGTGCGGCGGAACATTCGATTGGTTATCTCCAAGAATTGCATGACGAAAACGCCGATGCTCTGGCGCTTTTCGCCGACGACGGGGAAAAATTCGGCGCGTGGCCGGGCACTTTCGATTTTGTCTTCACCAAAGGCTGGCTCGATACGTTTTTCCAAGCCTTGGAAGACAACGCCGAGTGGCTGGAAACAATCACGCCTGCCGAGTACGCCACGCGATTCGCCGCCAAGGGCGAAGCGAAGTTACAATCGGGGTCGTATTCGGAAATGCAGGATTGGTCGAGCGGAAACTGGCGTAACTTCCTCGACCGCTACCGCGAAGCGCGCGACATGACCGACGAAACGTTGCGCGTGCGGCGATTGGTGCAGAACGCACCGCAGGATTTGCGCCAGCGTGCGATGCCGCATATTTTGCGGGCACAAAGCAACGACCCATTGTGGCACGGTGTTTTTGGCGGATTATATTTGCGCCATTTGCGCCAGTCGATTTATCGAGAATGCGCACTTGCGCAGGAAATCGTCGAAGGCGACAAAACATTTGTTCGCGCGAGCGAAGAAAACGAAGCAATCATCATTGAAAACGAACGCCTCAAGCTTGGCGCGCGCGATGGACAACTTTTTCTGCTATCGAGCAAGCCTGCGCGCCACAATTTCCTTTCGACATTGCGCCGTCGCCGCGAAACGTATCACGGCGACGGAGCAATCGTCGATTGGTATGCGCGCGGCGCGCTCGTCGATCATTTTTTCGGCGACGCGACAACTCCCGAGAATTTCATGGTTGCATTGTTTCCTGAAGAAGGCGATTTCGCTTCCGAAGCGTGGCAAAGCGAAGGCTTGTCGGGTGCAAGTGGCGCCTTATTGCGAATGCAGCGCGACGGCAACGTTTGGCAACAGGGCACGCTTTGCCCGTTGCGCATCGTGAAAACGGTGCGTCTGCAGGCCTCGTTGGGCGAAATTGAAGTGCGCTACGATTTCACAAATACCGGAGAATCGCCGCTCGCATTGCGCTGGGGCAACGAATGGAATCTCGCCATGACCGGCGCGCAGTTGCCGGAACGCCACTACCACGCCGACGACCACAAAACCAAATTGAGTCTGGAAAAACCGGCACAATTTGCCGCCGTTTCCAACCCGATTGCCGCCGATACCTGGCGCAAGATGTGGTTCGAGTGGAATTTTCCGGACAGCCCCGCAATGTGGCACGTCCCGATTGAAACCGTTTCACAGAAAGAGGGCGGCGACATCGAGCGTACCCATCAAAGCTCGGCGTTTGTCTTTATCCGCCGACTGAACATCGCGCCGGGAGAAACTCAATCGTTCGATTGGAACGTCTCGCTGACTACAAAATAA
- a CDS encoding DUF393 domain-containing protein, which produces MKSDESVLIYDGDCAFCTRSANLMQRLAGKRLKITPSQAEGALQLHPNLTQEGAAQRVYLVSGKRLFGGAEAVARVLALRRWGGIALIYYFPPLRPLLDAIYDLVARNRQKLGCGDSCSLR; this is translated from the coding sequence ATGAAAAGCGACGAATCAGTTCTTATTTATGATGGCGATTGCGCGTTCTGCACGCGAAGCGCGAATCTTATGCAGCGTCTCGCCGGAAAACGCTTGAAAATTACGCCATCGCAAGCCGAAGGCGCGTTGCAACTTCACCCAAACTTGACGCAAGAAGGCGCGGCACAACGCGTTTATCTGGTTTCAGGAAAGCGCTTGTTTGGCGGCGCAGAAGCCGTCGCGCGCGTGTTGGCTTTGCGACGATGGGGCGGAATCGCACTGATTTATTACTTTCCCCCGCTTCGCCCCTTGCTCGATGCGATTTATGATCTCGTCGCGCGCAACCGGCAAAAACTCGGCTGCGGCGATTCGTGTTCTCTCCGGTAG
- a CDS encoding helical backbone metal receptor, whose amino-acid sequence MLPLILISVAGCSAPQTETPQTKASKQTPSSAPLPAAQGLPADDWKRTIALSRTPKRIVVIGPGAVETVFALGLGDRIVGRDSASDFPAAAKKIPVVADYKGPFFESVRAARPDLVVVQGETYDAARLDAWQKKCGAPVAGLAATTVAGVEAGTEKLAAWLGTGKKLPALSATKAAAAITETAFLEVSRRPLMTAGRDTLVGDALAHAGLRNVAEIKGYKTYSLETLLAQNPKYYVVTGDSGKKTQIVKELQNAAGLKNLPSIRAGRVLVVSGDWLLRPGPRLGQGIASLRSMTSEAKANATKASVETANPS is encoded by the coding sequence TTGCTCCCCCTTATTCTAATATCCGTTGCCGGCTGTTCTGCGCCGCAAACGGAAACGCCACAAACAAAGGCGTCGAAGCAAACGCCGTCTTCTGCACCACTGCCCGCCGCGCAAGGCTTGCCTGCCGACGATTGGAAGCGCACAATTGCGCTTTCCCGCACGCCGAAACGCATTGTGGTGATCGGGCCGGGAGCGGTGGAAACGGTTTTCGCACTTGGACTGGGCGACCGAATCGTCGGGCGCGATTCGGCGTCCGATTTTCCGGCAGCGGCGAAAAAAATCCCCGTCGTCGCCGATTACAAAGGCCCGTTCTTTGAAAGTGTGCGCGCTGCGCGTCCCGATTTGGTTGTCGTTCAGGGTGAAACCTACGATGCCGCGCGGCTCGATGCGTGGCAAAAGAAATGCGGCGCCCCGGTCGCGGGTTTGGCGGCCACAACAGTCGCGGGCGTTGAGGCCGGTACCGAAAAGCTGGCTGCATGGCTGGGCACCGGCAAAAAATTGCCCGCACTTTCGGCGACAAAGGCCGCTGCCGCGATAACGGAAACTGCTTTTCTCGAAGTCTCGCGCCGTCCTCTGATGACGGCGGGCCGCGATACGCTCGTCGGCGATGCGCTCGCTCATGCGGGGCTGCGAAACGTCGCGGAAATCAAAGGCTATAAAACTTACAGCCTAGAAACGTTGCTCGCGCAAAACCCAAAATACTATGTTGTTACCGGCGATAGCGGCAAGAAAACGCAAATCGTCAAAGAGTTGCAAAATGCGGCAGGCCTCAAAAACTTGCCGAGCATTCGCGCGGGCCGTGTTCTGGTCGTCAGCGGCGATTGGCTTCTGCGCCCCGGCCCGCGTCTGGGGCAGGGAATTGCGTCGTTACGTAGCATGACATCAGAGGCAAAGGCAAACGCGACAAAGGCTTCGGTCGAAACGGCCAATCCGTCGTAA
- a CDS encoding iron ABC transporter permease, producing MSTPPEVVVKVIGIVAKTVRRGNWKQKSGHNGSTGTCRLDCAQMARKEEEYGRKPGAHRRKGGYLWAALGAILIGVVGAALTLGAPVPLSDLWSNDASRAEVAREIFWHLRPARIGAGLLVGASLAVSGAALQSTFRNPLAEPYLLGISAGGALGAALGLAFSLSSLVPVLAFGGALASAFAVYSIGASGPDFDRARLLLVGVALSAFLSAALSLTVTLSSRAELAQQILFWTLGGLAEVSAAQLWVLAISLFGGIVLLLFSARDMNALRLGDDDARTLGVEVRGLHRRLLLAAALMSAAAVSCAGLIGFVGLLAPHIVRKVFGDDARVLVPAAAIGGAALLCGCDAIARSVLAPIEIPVGIVTALLGVPLFLHLARRA from the coding sequence ATGTCTACGCCTCCAGAGGTCGTGGTGAAAGTTATCGGAATTGTCGCAAAAACGGTGCGGCGTGGCAACTGGAAGCAAAAAAGCGGCCATAACGGCTCCACCGGAACATGTCGGCTAGACTGCGCGCAGATGGCAAGAAAAGAAGAGGAGTACGGTCGAAAACCGGGTGCCCACCGAAGAAAGGGCGGATACTTGTGGGCAGCGCTGGGCGCGATATTAATCGGTGTCGTTGGGGCGGCCCTTACGTTAGGCGCACCGGTTCCGCTGTCCGATTTGTGGTCAAACGATGCGTCGCGCGCCGAAGTCGCGCGCGAGATTTTCTGGCATCTGCGTCCCGCGCGCATTGGGGCTGGACTTCTGGTGGGCGCGTCTCTTGCGGTTTCGGGTGCGGCGCTACAAAGCACGTTTCGTAACCCGCTCGCCGAACCGTATTTGCTGGGAATCTCTGCCGGTGGTGCTTTGGGCGCGGCTCTGGGGCTCGCCTTTTCCCTCTCGTCGCTTGTGCCCGTTCTCGCGTTTGGCGGCGCTTTGGCGTCGGCGTTTGCCGTTTACTCAATCGGCGCTTCCGGCCCCGATTTCGACCGCGCGCGGCTGCTGCTTGTCGGCGTGGCGCTTTCGGCGTTCCTTTCGGCGGCGCTTTCTTTAACTGTCACGCTTTCCAGCCGCGCCGAACTCGCGCAGCAAATCCTCTTTTGGACGCTCGGCGGATTGGCCGAAGTCAGTGCCGCGCAACTCTGGGTTTTGGCAATTTCTCTCTTTGGTGGCATCGTCCTGTTGCTTTTCAGCGCGCGCGATATGAATGCGCTGCGACTGGGCGACGACGACGCGCGTACATTAGGCGTTGAAGTTCGGGGCTTGCACCGGCGCTTGCTCCTCGCGGCGGCTTTGATGAGCGCGGCAGCGGTTTCTTGCGCCGGTCTGATTGGCTTTGTCGGTTTGCTGGCGCCGCATATTGTGCGCAAGGTTTTTGGCGACGACGCGCGTGTTCTGGTTCCGGCAGCGGCGATTGGCGGCGCTGCTTTATTATGCGGCTGCGATGCGATTGCGCGGTCGGTTCTCGCCCCGATTGAAATTCCGGTCGGCATCGTGACTGCGCTGCTCGGCGTGCCGTTGTTTCTTCATCTCGCGCGGCGGGCGTAA
- a CDS encoding class E sortase encodes MKEFTRGFLLVVAFAGALLALWPLGQNLYARRSQNELRQNWQKQEKTHRPKPAKSMSLAAKPQPTKAPEFPSTRLVSADAKLDAIVVRGIREADLRRGPGWMPGTALPGQAGNCVIAGHRNVYGSPFMDLDRLSPGSEIEVQTSDETFIYTVVTVRSAADNELSVTAPPADGSSRLTLITCTIPRTTSRIIVSAIKS; translated from the coding sequence ATGAAAGAATTCACGCGTGGTTTCCTTCTCGTTGTCGCTTTTGCGGGTGCGCTTCTGGCGCTCTGGCCGCTGGGCCAGAACCTTTACGCGCGCCGTAGCCAGAACGAACTGCGCCAGAACTGGCAAAAGCAAGAAAAAACGCATCGCCCGAAGCCCGCGAAAAGTATGTCTCTCGCCGCCAAACCACAGCCAACCAAAGCACCTGAATTTCCTTCAACGCGCCTTGTAAGCGCCGACGCCAAGCTCGATGCGATTGTGGTGCGCGGCATCCGTGAAGCCGATTTGCGGCGCGGCCCCGGCTGGATGCCCGGCACAGCGTTGCCGGGACAAGCAGGAAACTGCGTTATCGCAGGCCATCGTAATGTTTACGGTTCGCCGTTCATGGATCTCGACCGGCTTTCGCCCGGAAGCGAAATCGAAGTGCAAACGTCTGACGAAACATTTATCTATACCGTCGTCACGGTGCGCAGTGCTGCCGATAACGAATTAAGCGTTACGGCTCCACCCGCCGACGGTTCATCGCGGCTCACCCTTATCACCTGCACAATTCCGCGCACGACATCGCGCATTATCGTTTCCGCCATCAAATCGTAA
- a CDS encoding NADH-quinone oxidoreductase subunit I has protein sequence MANGLGIIKGMGRTLKHALGTTFRGEADTVQYPEQEKPRPQRFRGRHILNKYDNGLERCIGCSLCAAACPAEAIWVEAAENDPENRVSPGERYAARYEINMLRCIFCGYCEEACPTGAVQLGFDYKMVDEQGNQHDWTNRDNFIFTKEMMLAQPGDAKPDPLNALLQERLDKNPDHDRVW, from the coding sequence ATGGCAAACGGACTTGGAATAATCAAAGGCATGGGCCGCACGCTCAAGCACGCGCTGGGCACGACGTTTCGCGGCGAAGCCGACACAGTTCAATATCCCGAACAGGAGAAGCCGCGCCCTCAGCGTTTTCGCGGACGGCACATTCTCAACAAATACGACAACGGACTGGAGCGCTGCATTGGCTGTAGCCTGTGCGCTGCGGCGTGTCCTGCCGAGGCGATCTGGGTTGAAGCTGCCGAGAACGACCCGGAAAACCGCGTTTCGCCCGGCGAGCGCTATGCGGCGCGCTATGAAATCAATATGCTGCGCTGCATCTTTTGCGGCTATTGCGAAGAAGCGTGCCCGACTGGCGCGGTTCAGCTCGGCTTCGATTACAAAATGGTCGATGAGCAAGGCAATCAGCACGATTGGACGAATCGCGATAATTTCATTTTCACCAAAGAAATGATGCTGGCGCAGCCTGGCGACGCCAAGCCTGACCCGCTCAACGCACTGTTGCAAGAACGATTGGACAAGAACCCCGACCACGACCGCGTCTGGTAA
- a CDS encoding FAD-dependent oxidoreductase, which yields MEKFDSVVIGAGLSGLAAARELQNAGQNVVIYEKSRAVGGRLASRRAEIDGQNLVFDHGAQNIKSQGTALEIIAQKLVPDDRIFIQSPVCLYEGAEVFKGDPASNAEPKWSCRGGITKLPKALAQGLDVRFNSRIVTLQENADEIILHDENGPVAQAASVILTAPAPQCADLLEASELKQNDAQRIANLRNATFHNCLSVMLHFVETGDADWYALLARDRKAPLLWLARENAKYPDTRGTSLVAQIGPDWSHANYDASDEAVLAATLGWIAPLLPQLQAPVWKGVKRWRFSQPRETVSFDEINAADARIIICGDATAKGRATNAYDSGIAAARRILA from the coding sequence ATGGAAAAATTCGATTCTGTCGTTATTGGTGCTGGCCTTTCGGGTCTTGCTGCTGCGCGCGAACTGCAAAACGCCGGACAAAACGTTGTTATCTATGAAAAGAGCCGCGCCGTTGGTGGGCGTCTCGCCTCGCGCCGCGCGGAGATCGACGGCCAGAATCTGGTGTTTGACCATGGCGCGCAAAATATCAAATCTCAGGGCACAGCGCTCGAAATCATCGCGCAGAAACTGGTGCCAGACGACCGCATTTTTATCCAGTCGCCGGTGTGCCTGTATGAAGGCGCGGAGGTTTTTAAAGGCGATCCGGCCAGCAACGCCGAACCGAAATGGAGCTGTCGTGGCGGCATCACCAAACTGCCGAAGGCACTTGCGCAAGGTTTGGATGTCCGGTTCAACTCGCGAATCGTCACATTGCAAGAAAATGCCGACGAAATTATTTTGCACGACGAAAATGGTCCGGTTGCGCAAGCTGCGTCGGTGATTCTCACCGCACCAGCGCCTCAATGCGCCGACTTGTTGGAAGCCAGCGAATTGAAGCAAAACGACGCGCAGCGTATCGCCAATTTGCGCAATGCCACCTTTCACAATTGCCTTTCCGTCATGCTGCATTTTGTAGAAACAGGTGACGCCGATTGGTATGCGCTACTGGCGCGCGACCGCAAAGCGCCGTTGCTATGGCTGGCACGCGAAAACGCGAAATATCCCGACACGCGCGGAACGTCGCTGGTGGCGCAAATCGGCCCCGATTGGAGCCACGCGAATTACGACGCGAGCGATGAAGCGGTTCTTGCTGCGACATTAGGCTGGATTGCGCCGCTATTGCCGCAGTTACAAGCGCCGGTTTGGAAGGGTGTCAAGCGCTGGCGCTTTTCACAGCCACGCGAAACCGTGTCGTTCGATGAAATCAACGCTGCCGATGCACGCATTATCATCTGCGGCGACGCAACCGCAAAAGGTCGCGCGACGAACGCCTACGATTCGGGAATTGCAGCGGCGCGAAGAATTCTGGCGTGA
- a CDS encoding ABC transporter ATP-binding protein — protein MFSVSHLAASYGARTVLHDISLDVAAGGVFAVIGPNGSGKSTLLRCAAGLLIPQAGTVSVESDDVWALDARERARRVALVPQNFVGGEHLSAQEMVLLGRTPHLPPYGAPGANDWQIVRESLEAVGAVEFAARPVGELSGGERQRVIVARALAQEPRVLLLDEPTSNLDLRYQYEILALVRRLARQKNFAAVLVLHQINLASQVADALLLLDKTGRVRAQGTPQTVMTAENLSAVYEMPLDVTPHSHSGRPHAVARYDFD, from the coding sequence ATGTTTTCTGTTTCCCATCTGGCGGCGAGTTACGGCGCGCGAACCGTTCTTCACGATATTTCGCTCGATGTCGCGGCGGGTGGAGTGTTCGCGGTTATCGGACCGAATGGTTCGGGAAAATCGACGCTTCTGCGTTGCGCCGCCGGATTACTGATACCTCAAGCGGGAACAGTGAGCGTAGAAAGCGATGATGTCTGGGCGCTCGATGCGCGGGAACGCGCGCGGCGTGTTGCTCTTGTGCCGCAAAACTTCGTAGGTGGCGAGCATCTTTCGGCGCAGGAGATGGTGTTGTTAGGGCGCACGCCGCATTTGCCGCCTTATGGTGCGCCTGGAGCAAACGATTGGCAAATCGTGCGTGAAAGTCTGGAAGCCGTCGGTGCCGTCGAGTTTGCGGCGCGGCCCGTCGGAGAACTGTCGGGTGGCGAGCGGCAGCGCGTTATCGTGGCGCGCGCGCTTGCTCAAGAACCGCGCGTTTTGCTGCTCGATGAACCGACGAGCAATCTCGACTTGCGCTATCAATATGAAATTCTGGCGCTTGTGCGGCGTTTGGCGCGGCAGAAGAATTTTGCGGCTGTTCTGGTTTTGCATCAGATTAATCTGGCCAGTCAGGTGGCCGATGCGCTTTTGCTACTTGATAAAACGGGACGCGTGCGCGCGCAGGGCACGCCCCAAACTGTGATGACGGCAGAAAATCTTTCGGCGGTTTATGAAATGCCTCTCGATGTCACGCCGCATTCGCACAGCGGTCGTCCGCACGCCGTCGCACGCTACGACTTCGATTAG
- a CDS encoding LPXTG cell wall anchor domain-containing protein, whose translation MKTRNSLLTLALGATLLSGIANAQAPGTPGAPGDAAAPAGAGAVTNSTTTETTVTTDPGADVAVGEPMAAGEALPDTGGEPWLMAFAGIAIAGGALVMRRKLA comes from the coding sequence ATGAAAACACGCAATTCACTTTTGACACTGGCTCTGGGAGCAACCTTGCTTTCCGGTATCGCAAACGCGCAGGCTCCCGGAACCCCTGGAGCACCTGGCGATGCTGCAGCACCCGCTGGCGCTGGTGCTGTCACTAATAGCACAACCACCGAAACGACGGTCACGACCGATCCGGGCGCCGATGTCGCTGTTGGCGAACCAATGGCTGCAGGCGAAGCTTTGCCCGACACCGGCGGCGAACCTTGGTTGATGGCGTTTGCTGGCATCGCTATCGCGGGTGGCGCTCTCGTCATGCGCCGCAAGCTGGCCTAA
- the nuoH gene encoding NADH-quinone oxidoreductase subunit NuoH produces the protein MTLLDLILMVVRVVVVFAGVMTMVPALIYLERKVVAMFQVRVGPNRTGPFGLLQPIADAVKLMMKEDITPAGADKFVYFIAPLLAIIPALLAAAVIPWGPLPWMKVTVLQHSVLYSLALSSLGVYAIALAGWASNNKYSLMGALRSASQMISYELGMGLSIIALVMVTGSLNISEIVVQQHQNGWNIVRSPLLIVSFLVFVTCGIAETNRAPFDLAEAESELVAGFHTEYSSFKFAMFFMAEYVNMVMISAIATAMFLGGWSGPGVSYDATTGLVAGGWPVALLGIVYFVGKTFAFLFFYFWLRATLPRFRYDQLMHFGWKTLVPVSLANIFVLGLWTALQRGWFNEL, from the coding sequence GTGACTTTGCTCGATTTGATCTTGATGGTCGTTCGCGTCGTAGTAGTTTTCGCGGGCGTAATGACGATGGTTCCCGCGCTCATTTATCTAGAGCGTAAAGTGGTCGCGATGTTTCAGGTGCGCGTTGGCCCGAACCGCACCGGTCCGTTTGGCCTTTTGCAGCCCATCGCCGACGCGGTGAAGCTGATGATGAAAGAAGACATCACGCCCGCCGGTGCTGATAAATTCGTTTATTTCATCGCGCCGTTGCTGGCGATTATTCCGGCGCTTCTGGCCGCTGCGGTCATTCCGTGGGGGCCGCTGCCGTGGATGAAAGTCACCGTTTTGCAGCATTCCGTGCTGTATTCGCTCGCGCTTTCGTCGCTTGGCGTTTACGCAATCGCCCTCGCGGGCTGGGCCAGCAACAACAAATATTCTTTGATGGGCGCTTTGCGCTCAGCGTCGCAAATGATTTCCTACGAACTCGGCATGGGCCTTTCGATCATCGCACTCGTGATGGTGACAGGGAGCCTGAACATCTCCGAGATCGTTGTACAACAGCATCAGAACGGTTGGAACATCGTGCGCAGCCCGTTGCTCATCGTCAGCTTTCTGGTGTTTGTGACGTGCGGCATCGCGGAAACCAACCGCGCGCCCTTCGATTTGGCGGAAGCTGAAAGCGAACTGGTCGCCGGTTTTCACACCGAATATTCCAGCTTCAAATTCGCCATGTTCTTCATGGCCGAATATGTCAACATGGTGATGATTTCCGCCATTGCAACAGCGATGTTTCTTGGCGGCTGGAGCGGACCGGGCGTTTCGTATGATGCCACGACCGGACTTGTTGCGGGCGGTTGGCCGGTGGCGCTGCTCGGAATCGTTTATTTCGTGGGCAAGACGTTCGCGTTTTTGTTCTTCTATTTCTGGCTGCGCGCCACTTTGCCGCGCTTCCGTTACGACCAGCTTATGCACTTCGGTTGGAAGACTCTCGTGCCGGTAAGTCTGGCGAATATCTTTGTTTTGGGCTTGTGGACAGCGTTGCAACGCGGCTGGTTTAACGAGCTTTAG